AATAACATTTAATAAGTATGAACTGGAAAAATGTTACGGCGATGCCACGATGATTCGGCAGGTCGTTTACAACCTCATATCGAATGCTGTGAAATTTTCTTCCAAGGTATCCAGACCCGAAATAACTGTATCGTGTAAATCTGTAGCAAATAAAGTATTTTATTCCATCTCTGATAATGGAGCAGGATTCGACATGAAATATAAAGACAAACTTTTTGGAGTGTTTCAGCGGCTTCACGGGATGAATCAATTTGAAGGGACTGGTGTAGGATTGGCAATTGTTCAAAGGATTGTTATGAAACACGGTGGAACTGTGGAAGCTGAGGGAGAGGTCGATAAAGGTGCCACCTTCAGGTTTTCACTTCCATCAACCGAAGAACACTGAAAGATGATTGTAAACTCGTGATAACAGGATTTAATTAACGATTTAGTGAGCTCAAAATGATTGCGAACATTATCGGTATTACCGGAACGCTATGCGGCACTATCGGAATATTTTTCGGATTTTACTTCTTTACCTCGAACGATGCCGTTTTGGCACTTAAAACCGTTGCTGTCACCACCGTTGGAATTGTCGGTATACTCGCTTTTGTACGGCATGTAATTTTTCACAAGGCAGATGCAAAAAGGATGGGCTGGGAAACCGACCGCCCTGACTGGATGTTCGAAGTGGGTTTTGCAAATCTTGCATTTGGAATTGCGGGATTTGTCGCGGTATTTCCCGACCGGGGGATGGTGGCGCAGGCAGTCGTAATCCTTGGGTATGCTCTCTACCTTTTGCAGGCAAGTATCCTTCACGGATACCGTTTCCTCACTTCTGAAAATAAATCTATTGGCAGACTGGTTCGTTTTTCTCTGTCGACACTTCTCTATGCAATCATGATGTCCTATTTCGCATTTCAAGTGCTATTGTGATAATTTCACAAATTTAAAGGTGTTCGTACCTTTTTCAGAGACAATAACACCAAACCAGACTCCATCTGACAGATATGAGATATCGAGTGAACCGTTGTAGAAAGACCGCATAACCTTCTCACCTGTCACTGAGTAGATATTTACCTCTGCAGGTTCCGTCAACTCATTCAATCCATTGATGAAAAGTGTGCTGCCAGCCGGAACCGGGAAAATCATCGTTTCTTCTTTTTTTACAAATGAAGTTTCCTTAATTGATGTGGCAGGGTTAACCACCACTTTCAGTCTCTTCCAAATGTCGTTATTATAAAAAGTTGGCACTTCAACCCCTGAACCGGGAGCGTCTCCCATCCTGATCATTACCAGGTTCTCACCGGGTACCACATTAACCAGTTGTCCGTTTTTCCCTATTGCGGCAAACATGTTTTCAGGGGCATCCGGAGCAAAACCACCCGGAAAAACAAACTGAGACTGAGGTAACATATACGACTCTTTTCCATTCAGCCACCAGAGATAACCGTAGGAGAGGTTAAGGTTTTGTGAAGTATTTACCATATCCCTGTAATATGCTGTATCTGTAATCACCGCTGTTGAGTTCCATTTCCCCTTGTTGAGCATAAGCAGACCAAATCGTGCCATGCTTCTTGCGTTGCTGTAGAAAACATTGTTATACCCGTTTTTCAGATAGAGTCCGTTAATACCTGTGGAAGGACGGAGTTTTTGTTGTAAAAACTGGTTCATGTTTAGTCCGGTAGCACTCTCGATCACATTGTCAAGGAGAGTGTAGGGGGCGTTGTGATATGCCCACCGGTTGCCGCGTTCAGCTTTGTAAATGAGACATGCAGGAAGTGTACAGTAGGGGTCGGACACTCCGTCATCAAGTCCTGTGGTCATTGTCAACTGATGGATTATTTTTATCCTGCCTTCCTGTGAAGGAATAAGGGAGGTCCAGCCGGGAGAAAGGTATTTGGAAGTGGAGTCATAGAGATTAATTTTCCCTTCCTGTTTAGCAATTCCGACCAGGACTGCGGTTAATGATTTTCCCGCGGAAGCCCAATACCATACACTGTCTTTCGTGAACGAACCAAAATATTTTTCGATGGCAATCTTCCCGTCCTTTAATACTAAAAATGCTTTTGTATTGGTGGATGAGAGGAAGGAGTACAAAGAGTCGGTTTTTGTTACATCCCAGCCAAGAGATGAAGGGGACACTGTTTCCCAGTCACTCCCGGTGAGAGGCGGAAAATAGAGATTCTGTGCCTGAGATATCCCAAGCAACAGAATCTGAAGAAGAATTAATATTCGCAAAGTTATTCCTTTTTTTTCTGACTCATAGACAATGTTCAAAAAAAAGAAGTTTAACCATCTGTTTTTATTTTACCAGTTTCAGTTCTGCTGAAAGTCTGATATCGGCTGAAGATGCTCCGATCATGATGTCGAACATGCCAGGCTCAGCCACCCAATCGAGTTTTTCATTATAAAAAGAAAGCTTTTCCTTATCGACGATAAAACTTACCTTTTTGGATTCACCGGGTTTCAGATAAATTTTTGCGAAGTCCTTTAATTCTTTGACGGGCCTCACGAGTGAAGCCACCCTGTCGCGAATGTAAAACTGGACAATTTCTTCACCCGCGATGTCGCCAGTGTTTGTCACCATGCATGTGAATTCAACTTTACCATCCGCTTTCATCTCAACTTTTGAAGTATTTAATCCATCATATTTAAATGTAGTGTAGCTAAGGCCGTATCCAAAAGGGTACTCAGGGCTTTGTTTTAAGTCTGTGTACCCCGTTCTGAAATCCTTCGACGGGATGTCGGTCATGGAGGGTCTGCCGGTATTGAAGTGATCATAATAGATTGGTACCTGACCCACACTTCTCGGGAATGAGACTGTCAGTTTGGCAGATGGATTATACGCACCATAAAGCACATCTGCAATTGCGTTTCCGGCTTCACTTCCCAAAAACCATGTGTAAAGAATTGCATTAGCTTTTTTCGCTATTTTATCAAAAACGAGGGGTCGTCCTGCATTAATTAGTACCACCACCGGTTTGCCCAATGCAAAAATTGCCTCTGCGAGTTCTTCCTGAACTCCGGGAATTGTGATATCAGATCTGCTTTGTGCCTCTCCGCTCATATCCCGACTCTCTCCGAGAGTAAGA
The nucleotide sequence above comes from Ignavibacteria bacterium. Encoded proteins:
- a CDS encoding serine hydrolase, encoding MRILILLQILLLGISQAQNLYFPPLTGSDWETVSPSSLGWDVTKTDSLYSFLSSTNTKAFLVLKDGKIAIEKYFGSFTKDSVWYWASAGKSLTAVLVGIAKQEGKINLYDSTSKYLSPGWTSLIPSQEGRIKIIHQLTMTTGLDDGVSDPYCTLPACLIYKAERGNRWAYHNAPYTLLDNVIESATGLNMNQFLQQKLRPSTGINGLYLKNGYNNVFYSNARSMARFGLLMLNKGKWNSTAVITDTAYYRDMVNTSQNLNLSYGYLWWLNGKESYMLPQSQFVFPGGFAPDAPENMFAAIGKNGQLVNVVPGENLVMIRMGDAPGSGVEVPTFYNNDIWKRLKVVVNPATSIKETSFVKKEETMIFPVPAGSTLFINGLNELTEPAEVNIYSVTGEKVMRSFYNGSLDISYLSDGVWFGVIVSEKGTNTFKFVKLSQ